From the uncultured Fretibacterium sp. genome, the window GAGGCTCGCGCGCCGGAAGGGTCGGAAGCGCGCCTCCGTGTCCGCGTCGGTCGCCGGCTTCGTCCCGAAAGGGCACACCCCCTTTCAGTGGGAGCGGCAGAACACGGTGGAGGAGTTTCGCGAGAAGGGGCGCCGCCTCAAGGGGCAGGTTCGCGACAGGGCGATATCCCTGAGCTACCACGAGCCCGAGCAGTCCTTCCTCGAGGGGGTCCTGGCCCGTGGGGACCGCCGCGTGGCCGACGTCATCGAGCGGGCCTGGCGCACGGGGGCCCGCTTCGACGGCTGGAGCGAGACCTTCGACCTGCGGCGGTGGCTGGATGCCTTCGAGTTCCACTCCCTGTCGCCCCATGAGTTTACCCGTGAACGGGACGAGTCGGAGCCCCTGCCCTGGGATCACATCGACTCCGGCCTCACCCGGGAGTTTCTGCTTCGGGAGCGGAGGAGGGCCTACGCCGCTCGGACGACGGCGGACTGCCGCTCGGGCTGCGCCGCCTGCGGACTGGGCTGCCGCGGGACGGGGGCGTCCCCGTGAGGTCCCGATGAGCGTTCGTGTGCGCCTCTTCTATGAGAAGCGTGGCGGGGCGTGCTTCGTCCCCCACATCGCGCTGGCGCCGCTCTTCACGCGGACGGCCTGGAGGGCCGGCCTCGTCCCGGAGATGACCCGGGGGTTCTCGCCCCACGCGAAGATGAGCTTCGGGCCGGAGCTCCCCGCCGGGGTCGTCGCCCTGCTGGAGCCCGTGGATGTCTACCTCGAGAGCGTGCCCGACGACCTTCTGGAGCGCTGGAACGCGGCCATGCCCGACGGGTTTCGCATCCTGAACTTTCTCCTTCCAAGGGAGGGCGCCCCGTCCCTGGGGCGGGAGTGCCGCGCCGCCCTGTACTGGGTGCGCAGTCCCGGCGTCCTCTCGCGGGATGAACTGATCGACAGGGCGCGGGCGCACTATGGCGAGGCCGTCCTGGACGCCGGCGATGCCGTGGGGGAGGACTCGGAGGGATGGATGAGCCTGCTCCTGGCCGAACCGGCCCGAAACGGCGTCGGGGGCTGGGTGAAGGCGATGATCGCCTCCGGGGATATCGGGGGCTGGCAGGACGTCAACATCGTCAGGGTCGCCATCGGCCTGTGGGATGGAACAAAAGTTGAGCTGCCGGGATACTCGGCTTCTTGAGAGGCCGGATATTCGGCGGCTGCCATTCTTTACGGATTTTGATCCGGGGGCTGCGGCCCCATAGAGCAAAGGGGGACGAAATGTGTCTTCGGACCGCAAGATAATCGCCGACACCCTGGAGAACGAGGAGACGCGCGTCGCGATCCTCGAGGGGGGCCGATTGTCGGAAATCTTCATAGAGCGCATGTGGGATCATCAGAAGGCGGGGGAGATCTACAAGGCCCGGGTCGAGAGCGTGCTCCCCGGAATCAACGCCGCCTTCGTCTGTATCGGGGACGGCCGGAACGCGTTTCTTTACCTCAACGACGCTCAGGGGATGAGGATCGTCCCCAATCAGGAGCTGGTCGTCCAGGTGACCAAGACCGCCCGCAAGAACAAGGGGGCGCGGGTGACGCCCCGCCTCTCCCTGCCGGGGCGCTACCTCGTCCTGGTGCCCGGCGGGGGCGAGACCGGGGTGTCCCGCCGCATCGAGAGCGAGGAGGAACGCAAGCGCCTGAGGCATTTTGCCAAGGACCTCCGGGGCGACGATTTCGGCGTCATCATCCGGACCGCCGCCGAGGGGGTCGACGAGGAGACCCTGGCCAGGGACGTGGAGTCCCTGCTGGCGCTCTGGCGGGAGATCGAGCACAACGCCTCCCTCCAGTCCGCGCCGTGCCTCCTCTACAAGGATATGGGGCTCCTGGGGCGCGTCCTGCGGGACGAGGCGCAGGGGAACGTCGACGAGATCATCGTGGACGGGGAGGAGGAGTTCGCCCACGTCACGGACTTCGTGGACCGGCTCTACGTCACGGACAAGCCGAGCGTGGCGCTCTACCAGGGGGTCGTCCCGATCTTCGAGTACTACGGCATCGAGAACGAGATCGAGCAGGCCCTGGACCGTAAGGTCT encodes:
- a CDS encoding TIGR03936 family radical SAM-associated protein, with amino-acid sequence MSVRVRLFYEKRGGACFVPHIALAPLFTRTAWRAGLVPEMTRGFSPHAKMSFGPELPAGVVALLEPVDVYLESVPDDLLERWNAAMPDGFRILNFLLPREGAPSLGRECRAALYWVRSPGVLSRDELIDRARAHYGEAVLDAGDAVGEDSEGWMSLLLAEPARNGVGGWVKAMIASGDIGGWQDVNIVRVAIGLWDGTKVELPGYSAS
- a CDS encoding Rne/Rng family ribonuclease, with protein sequence MSSDRKIIADTLENEETRVAILEGGRLSEIFIERMWDHQKAGEIYKARVESVLPGINAAFVCIGDGRNAFLYLNDAQGMRIVPNQELVVQVTKTARKNKGARVTPRLSLPGRYLVLVPGGGETGVSRRIESEEERKRLRHFAKDLRGDDFGVIIRTAAEGVDEETLARDVESLLALWREIEHNASLQSAPCLLYKDMGLLGRVLRDEAQGNVDEIIVDGEEEFAHVTDFVDRLYVTDKPSVALYQGVVPIFEYYGIENEIEQALDRKVWLRSGAYLVIEHTEALTVIDVNTGKFVGDRDMRHTTLTTNLEAADEIARQLRLRSIGGIVVIDFIDMEFEEDRQRLLDRLEEVFHSDRSRARVFSMTQLGLVELTRKRGRPDLRSVLTRGCPFCSDNGWVLREDTVAMSIKRFLRKVAHANRTEALLLQTNAAIAQYVGDTYLQLWEEELERKILIVGMPEFAWSKYRVELQGTCDAVERRARQMERRESSLVVHRASAS